Part of the Listeria innocua genome is shown below.
TTGATAGATTTGCCAAATTAAGGCAGTCAAATTTTCCCGAATAGACAGTTCACGCCAATTGTTTAATTGTGTTATAAAACGACTAATTTTATTTGCTGCATCCGAAACTGTAATATCTTTATAAGCTAGCATCGCATCAAAAAAATAGCCTTTTTTCTTCGCCATCCGAATTTGTCCTAATTCTTCTTCATTTAAACCGATTATTGGAGAACGTAGAACTGCTGCTAGTGAAATATCTTGATATGGATTATCGATTACTTTCATTAGTGCAATCATTGTTGCTACTTCAGTCGTTTCGAAATAACCAGAATTATTATTGGCATAGAAAGGTATATCTTTTATTTTCATTGCTTCTTCCATATCTGGCGCACTCGTCATAGCTCTTGCTAGAATAACAATATCTCTGTATTGAATGGGTCTATTTTGTTGTAACTTTTTATCATAAATTGGAAACTTATTATCTATCATTTCTCTAATTTTTGTCGCAATCGCTCTTGATTCAACTTGATTTTTTTGCAACTCTTGTGGCGATAATTCATCCTCAGATTCTTTTTCTTCTGATTTCATATCAATTAACAAAAGTTCTGTTGCCATATTGTTAGCTTCAGGAAAACTAGCTCCTAAAGTTAACTCAGCTGCCTCATCATAATCGATTTCTGCAATATGCTTATCCATCAACTGATGAAAAATAAAATTGGTAGCATCAAGAACTTCTTTCCTACTTCTAAAGTTTTGAGATAAATCTATTCGTATTCCGCTGCCTTCTCCGTCTTGCTGATATTCTTGATACTTTGCCATGAACAAAGTTGGTTCCGCTAATCGAAAGCGATAAATTGATTGCTTTACATCCCCAACCATAAACAAGTTTCCTTTTGTATCATTCGAATTAGTGACAAGCAAAAGAATAGTTTCTTGTACCATATTAGTATCTTGATATTCATCAATTAATACTTCTTTGAACTGTTTTTTATAACTATTTGCCACATCAGAGGGCGCGCCATTTTTTAAGAGGATTTTTAAAGCTAAATGTTCTAAGTCATTAAAGTCTAATACCCCACGTTGTTGCTTTTCCTCAAAAAAGTTTTCAGCAAATTTTTTCACTAATTCGCTTAACGTTTTAATATCTGGTTTCATTTTTTCTAAATCACTTAAATAATTTTCTTCTTCTCTTGAAAACCAATCTATTAAAACATTTTTCACTTCTTTTTTTGCAGCATCACGGAATTTTTTTGCTTCTTCTACATATTCTTCATCAAAATCAGCTTTATTTTTAAGGGCAGGTATTCGTTTGAAATCAATGCTCTCAAAGCCAAATTTCACATCTTGCCAATTATCCCAGCTAATACTTGATAAAGTGTTAATTTGTGCTAAATCATTTTCTAATGTGCTTAAATAAGGAGCTGGTCCATTATTTTCATTTGCATAGTCTATGGCGGTTAACAAGTAACTTTTAGCTTGATTAATTCTAAGTTGAATATCTTCTTTAATAATTGGAAAATAAGGTAATTCCGTGATAGAAGTAATCGCCTGTGTATCGTAAAAGCTTACCATTTGTTCTAACCATAAATCCGGGTTTGGATTTGCTCTAGAGAAATCATAAAGTTTCGAGATTAGCGTATGCAACTCCGCATCAGATCTATCCCCAGTAAACGATTCAACTAGATGAAAAAAGCCCTCATTATTTTCTATACTATATTCTTTTTCTAACAGGTCCTCTAAAACTTCATCACGAATCATACTGCTTTCGATGGGTTCAATCAAACGGAAATTAGGATCAATATCAGCTTCAAAATAATGTTTTCGAATGATTTCCAAACAAAATGAATGCAAAGTCGAGATAGAGGCATAGTTTAGTAATGCAACTTGTTTTTTTAAATGTACAGATTCCGGATTTTGCACTAATGCTTCTTCTAAACTTTTACCTATTCTATACTTCATTTCTGCAGCTGAAACATTGGTAAAAGTTACAATTAACAATTCATCAACGTTTAGATTTTCTGTTTCATTTATTAGTTTTTCAATGATTCTTGTAACTAAAACAGCTGTCTTACCAGAGCCCGCAGCAGCTGCTACAAGAATATTGTTTCCATTTGCTTGGATGGCTTTCCACTGGTCATCAGTCCATAAAGCATCTTCTGGTTTGGTTGGTATATTTAATCTCATACTACTGCGTCCCTCCTTCTATATCCATTTTTGTTAAAATTGTTTCTGTTTTTTCATTTGTTAAATGTCTATATTGATTACTCGCTAAGGATGGATCAAATCCACAAAACGAGCGAAATCCACAAAACTGACAAGGTGTTTTTTCTTTTAATTTATAAGGATTAATGGAAACAGCTCCATCTAGTATTTTATTTCCTGCTTCCTGATATTTTTGTCTTATAAATCGGCGCATTTTATCAAACTCTGCTTTTGTCGCAGTTCTGGAACGCGCACTTAGCTCACCGTTTTGCTTAATTTCAGCTGGAATAATATTGGAAGACTTTCCTTTTTCCAGATTTGTATCCATAAGCGAAACAGCCACAGGATCCGATAAAATTAAGCCTTTCATTTTGGAACTTTTTTGCAGTTCTCGAGCAATTGCTTCATCACTCAATTCTTTCTCTGCTTGGACATATTGATTATGCATATGAAAGTACAGAACCCCAGCAGGCTCAGCAGTTTTGCCTATCATTTTTTGCGCATTTGTTACAACGATGTCTAAGTAAGTCAGCATTTGAAGAGCCAACCCGTAATAAACTTCAGTAAGAGCCAAATCATGTGAACTAGATTTATAATCAATGATTCGAAGGAAAGTACGATCATCTTGTTCAGCTGCATCAATTCTATCAATACGTCCTTGTAAAAGAAGTTCGCTATCTGATTGTAATGGAATTTTTAAAGGCGGAATATCTCCTTTCAAACCAAAATCCACTTCTAAACCAATTGGACGAAACGCACTGCTTTTCGCTTGTTCATTTAAAACCGTAGTAGCTCTTGTAATAATTTGGAGTAATTTATATTGAATATATTCCATCCGTTTTGAACTTAATAAAATTTCATGTTGAATCTTCGGAGCTAAAAATGTCATCGCAAGTTTAGCCATTTGCCTACATTCTTCTTCCGTTAAATTACCCCAATCTCGGTTAGTTCGTTTTAATTCAGCGGAAATCCATTCCATCGCCCCGTGGAAAATTTCTCCCATGTCTACAGCTTGTAGCTTATAATGAGCTCTTTCTTCTAATTTCAAGCCATATTGCGCAAAGTGTTGAAACTCACAACTAAAAAACTTCTCCATCCGCGAAACACTCGCATGAATATTTTCACCAAATAGGTTTTTAGCAGTTGTTTCTTGGAGTGGTTTGGTTTTATTTTCATAATAAAGGCTTGAAAGTACTTGTTTTGCTGCCTCAGATTCTTTGCTATCTTCAAAATAACTATTATAAGCATCCCACCATACATTTGATAAAGGATAGCCACGTTTATACATTTGTAATTGGCTTGTTAATAAGCCCAGTGTAGCTTGTTTAGAACGAATATAACTACTTTGTTCTTTATCATTCAGTAAACTTGGGTCAGTTAAATAAACCGATTCATTTAAATTTTTGAATTGGCCTTTTATTTTTCTTAGATAATTCGACTCACTAAGAACTTTCCCTTCTTCATCTGCAGCTGGATAACTAAGAAATAATTTGTCGCTTGGCAAACTCATTATTTTATAGGCTAATAAATCTTCTTCACCAATGTTATTTTTAGCAGATGGCTTTAAATTGCTATTTTCTACTCGCAAAGAGTCGCGATCTTGATCTGACAAAATCCCTTTATCTTTTTGACGTAGTGGCATTACGCCATCATTCATTCCAATCGCAAAAATAACTTTCATGTTAAGCAACTTTGCATTTTCCATATCAGCTAAAACTACTTGATCTAAAGAAGGTGGTAGTAAAGAAAATTCTAGCGCATCCAAGCCCGTCGTAATTATTTCAGAAAAACTATTAACATCTAATTCTTCTTCACCTAAAACTTCTACAAATTCATCTAGCAGTTCTGATATTGAACTCCAAGCTTGTTCATGTTCTCTAGCAAGTTCCAAATAACCATTTTCTTCTGCTACTTGTCTCCATGATTCTAAATGTTCTACAGCTTTAACTTGCTCCAAATAATGATATAGAGCCATGGCGAACTCTATGCCTGTTTTTGCTTTTGTTATATTATTTTCTAATGTTGAAAGAGGCTCAACTATAAGATTCCTCATTTCATTAATAACACTTTGGGTTGCTAATTCTTCATCTGTTTGTGGCAAGACATTGGTAGAAAGCCCTCGAATTTTACGGTAAATCCAATCGCCTTCTTTTTCCCATTTCCACTTATTTTGAATACCATTTTCGAGCACATAATTTTCAAGTATATCTGCTTTTCTTCTCATAATAGTCGCATTTTCAGCCACATCAAAGAAAAATTCTGTTTTAACTGCTTGGAAAATCGGCTCATATTTCCAATTAAATAAAATTGCATCAATGCTAGAACGAATAAATTCAATAAATGGGTGTTTAGCCATTGCTCGTTTTTTGTCTATAAAAATAGGAATATCAAAGGACTCCATTACTGTTTCACATAAAATATCATAATCACCGATGTTTCTAGTCAAAATCGCTATATCTCGGTATCTATAGCCGTTTAATGCTAATTGCCGAATTTCGCGGGCAACACCTTCCATCTCAGCACGCCTATTATTAGCTTGATGGATGGTTAAATCATTTGCTCCCCCTTCATATGACGAGTATTTATTATCTCCCCAAGCGTTGGCTAAAAAGGCTAATGAGTCAGAGTTAGCTCGTTTATTTTCTAAAAGAATTTTCTCCGGTTCCACTTGAATTTTATTTAATTTAGCCATCTCTAATAAAGCAAAGTATGCTTCAGTGCTCGCTTTAAACATACTGAAATCTTCCAAACCTTTATGGATTTCAGGTACGTTTAAAGTTAACGATACTGTTACTTTATCGCATTTTTGCATTAGCTTTTCTATTACTGTTAACTCTTGTTTTGAAAAAGAAGTAAATCCGTCAATAATTATTTCCGTTTGATTTAAATAATCACTCTCAATAATCTTATCTGCTAACAGTCTCAAATAATCTTCATTTTCAAGGAATTTTCCTGCTAATAATTCTTCATATTTTTGATAAATAAGTGAAATGTCATGTACTTTGCTAGATACACTTGTAGATAAATTTGCCGCACTCTTCTCTAATTCGTCTACAGAAATTTCTTCTTGTTTCATTTCTTTGAATAACTTAGCCAGCTCTGAATAAAAGCCTTTTTTTGAAGTAGCTCTAGAGAAAATTTTCAACTTATCTTTTTGATCTAAAGCAGCTTTTCGAATAACCATCTCAATACCTGTTTGACTCAAAAAAGTTTTAGATAAGCCACCAGTTTCTTGAAGTATTTTCCAAGCAAGCCTACTAAAACTGAAAATCTGTGTCCCTAGCATCCCTGCCAAGTTTTGTTTATTTAAAAAGCTTGTTTCCATTTGAAACGTCATTTGATCGGGGACGATAAAAATATACGTCTTAGAAGTTTTTTTGATTTTTTCGCCTACTTCATCCATCAAATGAGTGGTTTTACCTGTTCCTGCTTTACCAGCAATTATTTGAAGTGTCATACCCTCACCACCGAACATATGTTTTTATTTAGTTTACCATATTTGAGCAATCTGTCCAGAACTTTTTTCGAGTCTTTTTTTTCGTGAAAATTTATAAAACAGCTCAAAAAAACTAAGATAGCTCTTACTATCTTAGTTTTTCATATATTCTACTCAAAAGCCAGCATTTCCTGTTGGATTTTATTCATTTTTTCTGTTAGCTGCATAAATTTCGCTTTGTTCCTATTATCGAGAGCTTTATCAATTTCAGCTCTAAGTTGTTCTAATTTTCTCTCTTCTAGGAGCATCGTCAGGAAGCATTCGATAAAAACATTTGTTAATTCTTTTTCTCCTTTAAGGACACCCACTTGATTCATCAATGAATTAGAAAAATCACGCATTTCCACGACTACCACTCCTCCACTCATATTTATTACAATTTCGAAAAACTGTAACATGGCAAGAAAAAACAGAAAACGGCTTGAAAATACAACTTTACGAAAATCTAATGACTTGTAAATTACCATGTGCTATAATGACAAAAAATAACTCATAACTTACTTTGATGCTTCGTCGTTATTTGAAATTTTGTGCATTACGCAATAATTTCAGATTACTTCTTAGACATAAATACAAACATAGAGGAGTTGAATGAAATGAAAAAAGAACAAATTAGTACTCAGTTTTATGAAGTAAATCCCCACACAATGATTATTTTTCCAAAAAAATCTGGAAGTATAGTCTATTCAGAAATTTATGAAGTTGATTCTCATTATACTTCTAAATTTACCCCATTTGAGTTAATTAAAACCAGCTGTAACTTTTTCGGATCGAGTTATGATGGACGTAAAGAGGGAACAAAGCATCTAATAGGTGTCACTCATAAGCCGCCTATTATTATTGACCCTGTTACTTCTACCTATGTATTCCCTACTGTCGCGCCAAGTTCAACAGATTGTATTTGGATTTTTCCACAGCATATTAAGGATTATCATGCAATTGGATATAACCATACGTTGATAAAGTTTTCTAATTTACAGACTTTTGAAATTGATATGTCGTTAGCCTCTTTTAATAACCAAATTGCTAGAACCTCCATGCTACATATGAAGTTCTCACAAAAAATGCGAACAATGGAGAGCAATTTCCCTTCTATGAATATGTTTTTTCCTCCAGCTACACTCGCCGCTGAATCCAGGCGTTATTATAACACTATGCTCTCTGAAAAAGACGATTCAAAAGACCCAGAACAATAAAATTAAAAACCAGATATACACATTGTATATCTGGTTTCCTTCTTAAATTATTTCTTATTCTCAATCGCATCTGCAATTCGTTTTAACATTAATAATTCTTCTTCTGAATATGTATAAGGCAATTCCAGATACCATTTCTCAAGCTCTGGGTTTCCAATTAAAGGAAAAGCATTTACTGAATTTTTTTCCCGTAAACCCGCTACATCATCTAATAAAAAATCTGTTGTAGTCCCAAGAATTTCTGCTAATTTAGCCAAAATAAAGATTGGCGGTCGGTGGTTATCATTTTCATATTTACTGATAGTTGAAGCTGTAGTTCCAATTTTTGCCGCTAATTGTTTTTGAGTTAATCTATTTTTCTTTCGTAAATGAATTAATTTTTCTCCAAATTCCAATACGCCCACC
Proteins encoded:
- the addA gene encoding helicase-exonuclease AddAB subunit AddA, encoding MRLNIPTKPEDALWTDDQWKAIQANGNNILVAAAAGSGKTAVLVTRIIEKLINETENLNVDELLIVTFTNVSAAEMKYRIGKSLEEALVQNPESVHLKKQVALLNYASISTLHSFCLEIIRKHYFEADIDPNFRLIEPIESSMIRDEVLEDLLEKEYSIENNEGFFHLVESFTGDRSDAELHTLISKLYDFSRANPNPDLWLEQMVSFYDTQAITSITELPYFPIIKEDIQLRINQAKSYLLTAIDYANENNGPAPYLSTLENDLAQINTLSSISWDNWQDVKFGFESIDFKRIPALKNKADFDEEYVEEAKKFRDAAKKEVKNVLIDWFSREEENYLSDLEKMKPDIKTLSELVKKFAENFFEEKQQRGVLDFNDLEHLALKILLKNGAPSDVANSYKKQFKEVLIDEYQDTNMVQETILLLVTNSNDTKGNLFMVGDVKQSIYRFRLAEPTLFMAKYQEYQQDGEGSGIRIDLSQNFRSRKEVLDATNFIFHQLMDKHIAEIDYDEAAELTLGASFPEANNMATELLLIDMKSEEKESEDELSPQELQKNQVESRAIATKIREMIDNKFPIYDKKLQQNRPIQYRDIVILARAMTSAPDMEEAMKIKDIPFYANNNSGYFETTEVATMIALMKVIDNPYQDISLAAVLRSPIIGLNEEELGQIRMAKKKGYFFDAMLAYKDITVSDAANKISRFITQLNNWRELSIRENLTALIWQIYQETNFYEFVGGLPGGKQRQANLRALYDRANQYEKTSFRGLFRFVRFVERLEVRGDDLGTAKTLGEKEDVVRMMTIHASKGLEFPVVIVSGLSRKFNMRDIYSKTLLDKDYGFASNYRDIEKMIVYPTIMQQAIKQKKYREMIAEEMRVLYVALTRAEEKLILTATVPDFEKTSKNWLQVSNQQETILPAAIRAKAKCYLDWIGNATIRHSHFKELLCEEKIKTLPTDMKLQVEIKTKEMFLTDDLEKEKSDNWMENVKAHKQVPVKSPYKDEIERFMHYQYKDEEATGIRAKQSVTELKRQFSLQDSWSDTSILKEFQKVSLDRPKFLQQNKLSATEIGTAMHTLMQAVPLDDKPTEKDLVSLLQLMREKDILTEAQIKAINVNQIIAFFESALGKTVLQKKDKVKREVPFSYLLPAAKLYNQTNLDEHVLIQGVVDSMIEEEDSIILIDYKTDKIEGRYDNWEAAEKVMKERYQIQIKLYAEAIQAISRKKVSHAYLYFFDGQHICQINIEEGI
- the addB gene encoding helicase-exonuclease AddAB subunit AddB, producing MTLQIIAGKAGTGKTTHLMDEVGEKIKKTSKTYIFIVPDQMTFQMETSFLNKQNLAGMLGTQIFSFSRLAWKILQETGGLSKTFLSQTGIEMVIRKAALDQKDKLKIFSRATSKKGFYSELAKLFKEMKQEEISVDELEKSAANLSTSVSSKVHDISLIYQKYEELLAGKFLENEDYLRLLADKIIESDYLNQTEIIIDGFTSFSKQELTVIEKLMQKCDKVTVSLTLNVPEIHKGLEDFSMFKASTEAYFALLEMAKLNKIQVEPEKILLENKRANSDSLAFLANAWGDNKYSSYEGGANDLTIHQANNRRAEMEGVAREIRQLALNGYRYRDIAILTRNIGDYDILCETVMESFDIPIFIDKKRAMAKHPFIEFIRSSIDAILFNWKYEPIFQAVKTEFFFDVAENATIMRRKADILENYVLENGIQNKWKWEKEGDWIYRKIRGLSTNVLPQTDEELATQSVINEMRNLIVEPLSTLENNITKAKTGIEFAMALYHYLEQVKAVEHLESWRQVAEENGYLELAREHEQAWSSISELLDEFVEVLGEEELDVNSFSEIITTGLDALEFSLLPPSLDQVVLADMENAKLLNMKVIFAIGMNDGVMPLRQKDKGILSDQDRDSLRVENSNLKPSAKNNIGEEDLLAYKIMSLPSDKLFLSYPAADEEGKVLSESNYLRKIKGQFKNLNESVYLTDPSLLNDKEQSSYIRSKQATLGLLTSQLQMYKRGYPLSNVWWDAYNSYFEDSKESEAAKQVLSSLYYENKTKPLQETTAKNLFGENIHASVSRMEKFFSCEFQHFAQYGLKLEERAHYKLQAVDMGEIFHGAMEWISAELKRTNRDWGNLTEEECRQMAKLAMTFLAPKIQHEILLSSKRMEYIQYKLLQIITRATTVLNEQAKSSAFRPIGLEVDFGLKGDIPPLKIPLQSDSELLLQGRIDRIDAAEQDDRTFLRIIDYKSSSHDLALTEVYYGLALQMLTYLDIVVTNAQKMIGKTAEPAGVLYFHMHNQYVQAEKELSDEAIARELQKSSKMKGLILSDPVAVSLMDTNLEKGKSSNIIPAEIKQNGELSARSRTATKAEFDKMRRFIRQKYQEAGNKILDGAVSINPYKLKEKTPCQFCGFRSFCGFDPSLASNQYRHLTNEKTETILTKMDIEGGTQ
- a CDS encoding IDEAL domain-containing protein, whose amino-acid sequence is MVIYKSLDFRKVVFSSRFLFFLAMLQFFEIVINMSGGVVVVEMRDFSNSLMNQVGVLKGEKELTNVFIECFLTMLLEERKLEQLRAEIDKALDNRNKAKFMQLTEKMNKIQQEMLAFE
- a CDS encoding competence protein ComK; its protein translation is MKKEQISTQFYEVNPHTMIIFPKKSGSIVYSEIYEVDSHYTSKFTPFELIKTSCNFFGSSYDGRKEGTKHLIGVTHKPPIIIDPVTSTYVFPTVAPSSTDCIWIFPQHIKDYHAIGYNHTLIKFSNLQTFEIDMSLASFNNQIARTSMLHMKFSQKMRTMESNFPSMNMFFPPATLAAESRRYYNTMLSEKDDSKDPEQ
- a CDS encoding helix-turn-helix domain-containing protein; amino-acid sequence: MEFGEKLIHLRKKNRLTQKQLAAKIGTTASTISKYENDNHRPPIFILAKLAEILGTTTDFLLDDVAGLREKNSVNAFPLIGNPELEKWYLELPYTYSEEELLMLKRIADAIENKK